The Neorhodopirellula lusitana genome includes a window with the following:
- a CDS encoding glycosyltransferase family 4 protein — protein sequence MGVQIGFVGTRFAGTDGVSLESAKWAKVLWDHRHVSHWYSGKSDRDPSVSMVVPHAFFDHPDIQWINRRAFGTRTRTPDVTQRIYTLADYLKGTLYEFTRRYDLDLLIVQNALCIPMNLPLGVALTNFIAETGFPTIAHHHDFYWERDRFSVSAVTDMLWMAFPPALPQIQNVTINSFAQEDLSHRRGVSSMLVPNVLDFETPPPEADEYASHFRKDIGLDENDILFLQPTRVVPRKGIEHAIALVAALKDDRCKLVISHASGDEGDEYLQVLKDLAEASGVDLRLVDKQVGDKRGKDAEGNRIYTLADAYSQADFITYPSIYEGFGNALLEAFYYRKPVLVNRYSIYVADIEPKGARVISMDGYLTKDVVAKVEKIIHDKAFRDEMVDFNYEIGRAFFSYGVLRRKLRSLVTHFTGQDNL from the coding sequence ATGGGCGTTCAAATCGGTTTTGTAGGAACGCGATTCGCCGGGACCGACGGTGTCTCGCTGGAGAGTGCAAAATGGGCCAAGGTTCTGTGGGACCATCGCCACGTCAGCCACTGGTATAGCGGCAAGAGCGACCGCGACCCATCGGTTTCGATGGTTGTGCCGCACGCCTTCTTTGACCACCCCGACATCCAGTGGATCAATCGACGCGCCTTCGGCACGCGAACCCGAACACCCGATGTGACCCAGCGGATCTACACGCTGGCTGATTACCTGAAGGGAACCCTTTACGAATTCACACGACGTTACGACCTGGACTTGCTGATCGTCCAAAACGCTCTGTGCATTCCGATGAACCTTCCGCTCGGTGTGGCGTTGACCAACTTCATCGCTGAAACCGGGTTCCCAACCATCGCTCACCACCACGACTTTTATTGGGAACGGGACCGATTCAGCGTCAGTGCCGTGACGGACATGTTGTGGATGGCGTTCCCACCTGCGTTGCCACAAATCCAAAACGTGACAATCAACTCGTTTGCCCAGGAAGACCTTTCGCACCGCCGTGGCGTCTCTTCGATGCTGGTGCCAAACGTCTTGGACTTTGAAACCCCGCCACCCGAAGCGGACGAGTACGCAAGCCATTTCCGCAAAGACATCGGCCTCGACGAAAACGACATTCTGTTCTTACAACCGACCCGTGTCGTACCTCGCAAAGGCATCGAACATGCCATCGCGTTGGTCGCGGCATTGAAGGACGATCGATGCAAACTCGTGATCTCACACGCCAGTGGCGATGAGGGGGACGAGTACCTGCAAGTCCTCAAAGACTTGGCCGAAGCGAGCGGCGTTGACTTACGTCTGGTCGACAAACAGGTCGGCGACAAACGCGGCAAAGATGCCGAAGGCAATCGCATCTACACGCTGGCGGACGCCTATTCACAAGCCGATTTCATTACGTACCCCAGCATTTACGAAGGCTTTGGAAACGCGTTATTGGAGGCGTTCTATTACCGCAAACCGGTACTCGTGAACCGTTACTCCATCTACGTTGCCGACATTGAGCCCAAGGGTGCCAGGGTGATTTCGATGGACGGATACTTAACCAAGGACGTAGTCGCCAAAGTCGAAAAGATCATTCACGACAAGGCATTTCGTGACGAAATGGTCGATTTCAATTATGAGATTGGCCGAGCGTTTTTCTCTTACGGCGTGTTGCGGCGAAAACTGCGATCGCTCGTTACCCACTTCACCGGACAGGACAACTTGTGA
- a CDS encoding HAD family hydrolase produces MSPLAPVIQNRQPLEPIPTSATAQLKKLSDVQAVIIDIYGTLVISGSGEVGTADCADNDNHAIRQRIQEVNSARLSESNPRPEVELLDIWQHVLVQSNRLDVANDPGAVATMMAELEARNNPTWPMPGAKDALDEVARSGRKLGIVSNAQAYTVPIVEDLIGGPLETVFELDLCHFSNRYLASKPGTLMFDRLVASLACIGLRPNQAVYVGNDMLNDVFAANQAGLQTALFAADARSLRLREDHAACENLLPDVVLTAWNQLVQCFE; encoded by the coding sequence ATGTCTCCACTTGCACCTGTTATCCAAAACCGTCAACCGCTGGAACCGATCCCCACATCGGCCACCGCTCAACTAAAAAAGCTGTCGGACGTCCAGGCGGTGATTATCGACATCTATGGAACGCTCGTCATCAGCGGCAGCGGTGAAGTCGGAACCGCCGACTGCGCCGACAATGACAACCACGCGATTCGCCAGCGAATACAAGAAGTCAATTCAGCTCGACTGAGCGAGTCCAATCCGCGCCCCGAAGTGGAACTCTTAGATATTTGGCAACATGTCTTAGTGCAGTCCAATCGTCTCGACGTGGCCAACGATCCTGGTGCCGTCGCCACCATGATGGCGGAACTTGAGGCACGCAATAATCCAACATGGCCGATGCCGGGTGCGAAAGACGCGCTAGACGAAGTCGCCCGCTCGGGACGCAAACTGGGAATTGTCAGCAACGCCCAGGCCTACACCGTCCCCATTGTCGAAGATTTGATCGGTGGCCCACTCGAGACCGTCTTCGAACTCGATCTGTGTCATTTCTCCAATCGTTACCTGGCTTCCAAGCCTGGAACGCTAATGTTTGACCGCTTGGTCGCGTCGCTGGCCTGCATCGGATTACGCCCCAACCAAGCCGTCTACGTTGGCAATGACATGCTTAATGATGTTTTTGCCGCAAATCAGGCGGGCTTGCAAACGGCTTTGTTTGCCGCTGATGCCCGTAGTTTGCGTTTACGGGAAGATCACGCAGCATGCGAAAACTTATTACCCGATGTGGTACTCACCGCATGGAATCAGCTAGTACAGTGTTTCGAGTAG